Proteins encoded in a region of the Bacteroidota bacterium genome:
- the hemW gene encoding radical SAM family heme chaperone HemW, translating to MAGIYLHIPFCKQACTYCDFHFSTLLKNKPEFVKALCKEIELRKDYLETNSIHSIYFGGGTPSILCQEELQSIFDTLKKYFTWDKQIEITLECNPDDLNKEKLKELKEVGVNRLSVGLQSFNDDELKWMNRAHNAKESETCIKAAQEAGFNNITIDLIYGSKFQTIESWKQTLQKAIDLNVQHISSYNLTVEKKTKLGIDVLKGKEKEVDDEKSAEQFLIMIEMLEKNGFIHYEISNFAKPGYIAVHNSNYWKGEKYLGLGPSAHSFNGKTRQWNVANNNTYIKAISENSTYFEIENLTPENRYNEYVLTGLRTIWGCDIAYIQNNLGAEYVKHFVDEIEKQNISLYEKENTVYRLTKKGQLLADKIAMDLFA from the coding sequence ATGGCAGGCATTTATTTACATATTCCATTTTGCAAGCAGGCCTGCACTTATTGTGATTTTCATTTCTCCACACTTTTAAAAAACAAACCCGAATTTGTAAAGGCACTTTGTAAGGAGATTGAATTACGTAAAGATTATTTAGAAACGAATTCCATCCACAGTATTTATTTTGGCGGAGGAACTCCGAGTATATTGTGTCAGGAAGAATTACAAAGCATATTCGACACATTAAAAAAATATTTTACCTGGGATAAACAGATTGAGATTACATTAGAATGCAATCCTGACGACTTAAATAAAGAAAAATTAAAAGAATTGAAAGAAGTCGGCGTTAATCGCTTAAGTGTGGGTTTGCAAAGTTTTAATGATGATGAACTGAAATGGATGAATCGCGCGCATAACGCAAAAGAATCTGAAACCTGTATTAAAGCAGCGCAAGAAGCAGGCTTTAATAATATTACCATCGATTTAATTTACGGTTCCAAATTTCAAACAATTGAAAGCTGGAAACAAACTTTACAAAAAGCCATTGATTTAAATGTGCAGCATATTTCTTCTTACAATTTAACTGTTGAGAAAAAAACCAAATTAGGAATTGACGTGCTAAAAGGAAAAGAAAAAGAAGTGGATGATGAAAAAAGTGCCGAGCAGTTTCTAATCATGATTGAAATGTTAGAAAAAAACGGATTCATTCATTATGAAATCAGCAATTTCGCCAAGCCGGGATATATCGCTGTTCACAATAGTAATTATTGGAAAGGAGAAAAATATTTAGGATTAGGTCCATCTGCGCATTCCTTTAATGGAAAAACGCGGCAATGGAATGTGGCTAATAATAACACTTATATTAAAGCCATTAGCGAAAACAGCACTTACTTTGAAATTGAAAATCTCACACCTGAAAACCGATACAACGAATATGTTTTAACAGGATTACGTACGATATGGGGATGCGATATAGCTTACATTCAAAATAATTTAGGTGCCGAATATGTAAAGCATTTTGTTGATGAAATAGAAAAACAGAATATCTCTCTATACGAAAAAGAAAATACCGTTTATCGTCTTACTAAAAAAGGGCAATTACTCGCCGATAAAATTGCAATGGATTTGTTTGCTTAG
- a CDS encoding S9 family peptidase — MRNLITLFTITCFAASAQTSFNYPKTKKETVTDDYFGTKIADPYRWLEDDNSAETKAWVEEQNKLTYSYLDKIPYRAKIKQRLTQIWNYQKASPPFKKGDRFFWYKNDGLQNQSVLYSQKDTCCGNGEVLLDPNTLSTDGTISLASISISKNGQYLAYGISKAGSDWVEIHVKDISTKQDLVDEIKWVKFSGMSWKGNGFYYSRYDEPVKGQTYTGKNQFHKVYYHKVGTTQDKDELIFEDKIHPNYNFGTQVTHDERFLVLYVSESTSGEMLMVKDLSIANSPFTIINGTFDYEYSVVDNIGSNLFVRTNHGAPKYKLVKIDVKKPQGENWKDVVGEKADLLESVAFCNGKILGSYLKDVSSHLYMFAMDGTFEKEIPLPEFCKLNELHAERAYKFFTYSVVQFTSPSKNYYYDMATSQSIEIFKPQIDFKSEDYVTKQVFLESKDGTKIPMFITHKKDLVLNGNTPCFLYGYGGFNISITPEFRIDRAVFLEAGGIYCVANMRGGGEYGEEWHKEGTKCKKQNVFDDFIAAANYLVQNKYTSHQKLAIHGRSNGGLLIGAVMTQRPDICKVALPTVGVLDMLRFHKFTIGRAWSVDYGNSENKEEFNCLIKYSPLHNVKKTNYPATMVLTGDHDDRVVPAHSFKFAATLQENAQGENPALIRVDVKAGHGAGKPTSKQIDEFGDMWSFVFYNLGINY, encoded by the coding sequence ATGCGAAATCTAATTACACTCTTTACCATTACCTGCTTTGCAGCAAGTGCGCAAACTTCGTTCAATTATCCTAAGACTAAAAAGGAGACTGTAACCGACGATTATTTCGGTACAAAAATCGCCGATCCGTATCGTTGGTTGGAAGATGATAACAGCGCTGAAACAAAAGCGTGGGTAGAAGAACAAAATAAACTTACCTATTCCTATTTGGATAAAATTCCCTATCGCGCAAAAATAAAACAACGCCTTACGCAAATCTGGAATTATCAAAAAGCAAGCCCGCCCTTTAAAAAAGGAGACCGCTTTTTTTGGTATAAAAATGACGGGTTACAAAATCAAAGTGTTCTCTACTCTCAAAAAGACACTTGTTGCGGAAACGGTGAAGTTTTATTGGATCCTAATACGCTATCAACGGATGGAACAATATCGCTAGCCAGTATTTCCATTTCTAAAAACGGACAATATTTAGCCTACGGTATTTCAAAGGCCGGAAGTGATTGGGTAGAAATACATGTGAAAGATATTTCAACCAAACAAGATTTGGTAGATGAAATAAAATGGGTGAAGTTTTCCGGAATGTCATGGAAAGGAAACGGTTTTTATTATAGTCGTTATGATGAGCCCGTAAAAGGACAAACCTACACCGGTAAAAATCAGTTTCACAAAGTATACTATCACAAAGTAGGAACCACGCAAGACAAGGATGAATTAATATTCGAAGATAAAATACATCCCAATTATAACTTTGGCACGCAGGTAACCCATGATGAGCGCTTTTTAGTTTTGTATGTAAGCGAAAGCACCAGTGGTGAAATGCTTATGGTGAAAGATTTATCGATTGCGAATAGTCCGTTTACCATCATCAACGGAACTTTTGATTATGAATACAGTGTGGTAGATAACATTGGCTCTAATTTATTTGTTAGAACTAATCATGGTGCGCCAAAATATAAATTAGTAAAAATAGATGTGAAAAAACCGCAAGGCGAAAACTGGAAAGATGTAGTTGGAGAAAAAGCAGATTTACTGGAAAGTGTGGCTTTTTGTAATGGTAAAATTTTGGGTTCTTATCTTAAAGATGTTTCGTCACACCTTTATATGTTTGCGATGGATGGTACTTTTGAAAAAGAAATTCCATTACCGGAATTTTGCAAGCTGAATGAATTACACGCTGAACGCGCCTATAAATTCTTCACCTATTCTGTGGTTCAATTCACCTCTCCATCCAAAAATTATTATTACGACATGGCAACTAGTCAGAGTATTGAAATTTTTAAACCGCAAATAGATTTCAAATCGGAAGACTATGTGACCAAACAAGTGTTTTTGGAAAGCAAAGACGGAACTAAAATCCCAATGTTTATTACCCATAAAAAAGATTTAGTTTTAAACGGCAACACTCCTTGTTTTCTTTATGGCTATGGCGGATTTAATATTTCCATCACGCCTGAATTCAGAATTGACCGCGCTGTATTCTTAGAAGCGGGCGGAATTTACTGTGTGGCCAACATGCGCGGAGGTGGAGAATACGGGGAAGAATGGCATAAGGAAGGAACCAAATGCAAAAAACAAAATGTATTTGACGACTTCATTGCAGCTGCAAATTATCTCGTACAAAACAAATACACATCGCATCAAAAATTAGCGATACACGGCCGAAGTAATGGAGGTTTACTAATTGGCGCTGTTATGACTCAACGTCCGGATATTTGTAAAGTAGCGCTTCCTACAGTAGGTGTATTAGATATGCTGCGCTTTCATAAATTCACAATTGGCCGTGCCTGGAGTGTAGATTATGGGAATAGCGAAAACAAAGAAGAGTTTAATTGCTTAATTAAATATTCGCCCTTACATAATGTGAAGAAAACCAATTATCCGGCAACGATGGTGTTAACCGGCGATCACGACGACCGTGTAGTGCCTGCACACTCCTTTAAATTTGCAGCCACGTTGCAAGAAAATGCGCAAGGAGAAAATCCGGCACTCATTCGTGTGGATGTTAAAGCCGGTCATGGAGCAGGAAAACCAACGTCTAAACAAATTGATGAATTTGGCGATATGTGGAGCTTTGTATTTTACAATTTAGGCATTAACTATTAG
- a CDS encoding T9SS type A sorting domain-containing protein, with the protein MKKLTFTFLLIAACNLLFSQVEKYHKVEITGAVGIAKQLLDLGITIDHSEVKGEQIISEISESEVAILKQNNIPHKIIISDLASYYEERIKQDYLNKTLAPVDCNAPTVIKPSRFHLGSMGGYFTLAEMQNILDSMTLLYPNLITAKQALSPQSIEGRNIWYLKISDNPGVDENEPEVLYDALHHAREAASLSQLIFYMWYLLENYNTNPDIKFLVDNTEMYFVPCVNPDGYEYNRSTNPNGGGMWRKNRRNNGTTFGVDLNRNYGGHWGYDNTGSSPTPSSDTYRGTAAFSEPETQAMRNFCNARQFKTALNAHTYSNLLIYPWGYIPSFYTPDSATYVNWSIYMCETSRFLYGTGDQTVNYVTNGDSDDWMYGEQTSKPKILSMTPEAGAASDGFWPASSRILNICKTTFNQNLNLAKLVTNFALVKDAQDHFLFNNGYIKYDLQRLGLENGSFTVSIVPVGTGIASTGSAKVYPALTLNQSLTDSISFNLSGSLSSGQNIKYLLAVNNGIYTHYDTITKVYGNAVTVLNDPCNTTTNWNAGGWGVSTSKFKIGPGSIADSPGGNYSASQNKSISLITPLNLTNATYAHLQYFTKFQLEKNYDKVQIFGSINGGSTWQPLCGKHETAPASFGGTTPMYDGLQELFVKEEMNLSDYLGQNLLIRFTLTSDNFENQDGFYFDEFLVRKLTATTSDVKDLALNDDIRMFPNPSNGQITLSNNGNEKWDIVIYNELGQVVLNKVSLAENESNLKLDLSALQSGLYFIELSNGQQKTVKKLALNR; encoded by the coding sequence ATGAAAAAACTTACGTTTACATTTTTATTGATTGCCGCTTGCAATCTCCTTTTTTCTCAAGTTGAAAAATACCATAAAGTAGAAATTACAGGCGCAGTAGGTATTGCCAAACAGTTATTAGATCTTGGCATCACCATCGACCATTCTGAAGTGAAGGGCGAGCAAATCATTAGTGAGATTTCCGAAAGTGAAGTGGCGATATTGAAACAAAATAATATTCCGCACAAAATAATTATTAGCGATTTAGCTTCTTATTATGAAGAACGCATCAAGCAAGATTACCTCAATAAAACATTAGCGCCTGTTGACTGTAATGCGCCAACCGTTATAAAACCAAGTCGCTTTCATCTAGGAAGCATGGGGGGGTATTTCACTTTAGCAGAAATGCAAAACATTTTAGATAGCATGACTTTGCTCTATCCTAACTTAATTACAGCAAAACAAGCTTTAAGTCCGCAAAGTATCGAAGGTCGTAATATTTGGTATTTAAAAATATCAGATAATCCGGGTGTAGATGAAAATGAACCGGAAGTATTATACGACGCATTGCATCATGCCCGCGAAGCCGCTTCCCTTTCACAACTTATTTTTTACATGTGGTATTTGCTGGAGAATTATAATACCAATCCGGATATTAAATTTTTAGTAGATAACACAGAAATGTACTTCGTCCCTTGCGTTAATCCTGACGGTTATGAATACAACCGTTCAACCAATCCGAATGGTGGTGGCATGTGGCGCAAAAACAGAAGAAATAACGGGACTACTTTTGGTGTTGACTTAAACAGAAACTATGGAGGTCATTGGGGTTATGATAATACAGGTTCCTCACCCACTCCAAGTTCGGATACGTACAGAGGCACAGCTGCATTCTCTGAACCTGAAACACAAGCCATGCGCAATTTTTGTAATGCCCGTCAATTTAAAACAGCATTAAATGCACACACATACAGTAATCTCTTAATTTACCCGTGGGGATACATTCCTAGTTTTTACACCCCTGATTCAGCAACATATGTAAATTGGAGTATTTACATGTGTGAAACAAGTCGCTTTTTATATGGTACCGGCGACCAAACTGTCAATTACGTTACGAATGGCGACAGTGATGACTGGATGTATGGGGAACAAACCAGCAAACCAAAAATTTTATCAATGACGCCGGAAGCAGGAGCTGCATCCGATGGTTTTTGGCCGGCCAGTTCGCGTATCCTTAATATTTGTAAAACAACATTCAATCAAAATTTAAACTTGGCAAAACTTGTCACCAATTTTGCATTGGTAAAAGATGCACAAGATCATTTTTTATTTAATAACGGTTATATTAAATATGATTTACAACGCTTAGGATTAGAAAATGGAAGCTTTACTGTTTCTATCGTACCGGTAGGAACCGGAATTGCTTCAACCGGCAGCGCAAAAGTTTATCCTGCATTAACATTAAATCAAAGTTTAACGGATTCAATTTCTTTCAACCTTAGCGGAAGTTTATCTTCAGGGCAAAACATTAAATATTTATTAGCAGTGAACAATGGTATTTATACACATTACGATACCATAACTAAAGTGTATGGTAATGCTGTCACTGTATTAAATGATCCATGCAACACCACTACCAATTGGAATGCCGGTGGTTGGGGTGTATCCACTTCCAAATTTAAAATTGGTCCGGGTAGTATTGCTGATAGTCCGGGCGGAAATTACAGTGCAAGTCAGAACAAAAGCATTAGCTTAATAACACCGCTTAATTTAACCAATGCAACTTATGCACATTTACAATACTTCACCAAATTTCAATTAGAGAAGAATTATGATAAGGTGCAGATATTTGGTAGCATTAATGGAGGAAGTACCTGGCAACCACTTTGCGGAAAACATGAAACCGCACCAGCCTCTTTTGGCGGTACAACGCCTATGTATGATGGCTTACAAGAATTATTCGTAAAAGAAGAGATGAACTTGAGCGATTATTTAGGACAAAACTTATTAATTCGCTTCACCTTAACTTCCGATAATTTCGAAAATCAGGATGGCTTCTATTTTGACGAATTTTTGGTACGTAAATTGACTGCCACAACCAGCGATGTAAAAGACTTAGCCTTAAATGATGATATACGCATGTTCCCTAATCCTAGTAACGGACAGATAACATTAAGCAATAATGGAAACGAAAAATGGGATATTGTAATTTATAATGAGCTTGGTCAGGTAGTTTTAAATAAGGTGAGTTTAGCTGAAAATGAAAGCAATTTAAAATTAGATTTAAGTGCTTTACAAAGCGGACTCTACTTTATTGAACTCAGTAACGGACAGCAAAAAACAGTTAAAAAACTGGCTTTAAACCGTTAA
- a CDS encoding 2Fe-2S iron-sulfur cluster binding domain-containing protein has protein sequence MADITINIQNPDNTITSLVAPTDMGLSLMEFLKGNEYDILATCGGMALCATCHVEVITGYDNLHEISNDEGAMLDTLPNITNTSRLSCQLKLNDSMDGITVKIMGDGLS, from the coding sequence ATGGCAGATATTACAATAAACATTCAAAATCCTGATAACACAATTACTTCTTTGGTTGCTCCAACCGACATGGGATTAAGTTTGATGGAGTTTTTAAAAGGTAACGAATACGACATTCTTGCTACTTGCGGAGGCATGGCTTTATGCGCAACATGTCACGTTGAGGTAATAACAGGTTACGATAATTTGCATGAAATAAGCAATGATGAAGGAGCAATGCTCGATACATTACCTAACATCACAAACACTTCACGTCTTTCTTGTCAGTTGAAGTTGAATGATAGTATGGATGGCATTACCGTAAAAATTATGGGCGACGGCCTTAGTTAA
- a CDS encoding glucosaminidase domain-containing protein translates to MFFNTSIKYLIFFSLINFGLNARAQKFSDEDFIAGSSEEIAKPFSAREYIEHFKEDAIKEMYLNKIPASIVLAQAMFESDNGNSELARNAKNHFGIKCKLDWCGDSYSKDDEEKNECFRKYTSVLASYTDHSIFLKTRPRYAFLFDIPLTDYKSWCHGLKEAGYATDPNYAKRLINIIEKYKLYEFDKHQLIEKPVFPGLEIKNPELDLRTVYQYNSGRFIITKEGDSFFKIATEFDIELEKLMDYNDFKKGDKIEIGQKIYLEPKKEKAKEPYHLVKKGETLRQISQTHGLKLSVLCKNNHLKTNYIPKPGEILYLQEEKPFGAIPLTAEDNAFRENF, encoded by the coding sequence ATGTTTTTTAACACAAGCATAAAGTATTTGATTTTCTTTTCTCTGATTAATTTCGGATTGAATGCCCGTGCACAAAAATTTTCGGATGAAGATTTTATCGCCGGTTCAAGCGAAGAGATAGCAAAACCATTTAGTGCAAGGGAGTATATTGAGCATTTTAAGGAAGATGCGATAAAGGAAATGTATCTGAATAAAATTCCTGCCAGTATAGTTTTAGCACAAGCTATGTTTGAGAGTGATAACGGGAACAGTGAATTAGCGCGCAACGCAAAAAATCATTTCGGCATTAAGTGTAAATTGGATTGGTGCGGTGATTCTTATTCGAAAGATGACGAAGAAAAAAATGAATGTTTTAGAAAGTATACTTCGGTTTTGGCTTCATATACCGACCACTCCATATTTCTGAAAACTCGCCCTCGTTACGCGTTTTTATTTGATATTCCGCTCACCGATTATAAATCATGGTGCCACGGACTAAAGGAAGCCGGCTATGCTACCGATCCGAATTACGCGAAGCGACTCATCAATATTATCGAAAAGTATAAACTTTACGAATTTGATAAGCATCAGTTAATTGAAAAGCCGGTTTTCCCGGGACTGGAAATCAAGAATCCGGAATTGGATTTGCGTACAGTTTATCAGTATAATAGCGGACGGTTTATTATTACCAAAGAAGGCGATTCGTTTTTTAAAATAGCCACCGAATTTGACATAGAACTTGAAAAATTAATGGATTATAACGATTTCAAAAAAGGAGATAAAATCGAGATCGGTCAAAAAATTTACCTCGAACCAAAGAAGGAAAAAGCCAAAGAGCCTTACCATTTGGTTAAAAAGGGCGAAACTTTAAGACAAATATCACAAACCCACGGACTTAAGCTATCCGTGCTTTGTAAAAATAACCATTTAAAAACCAACTATATACCAAAACCAGGGGAGATTCTTTATCTGCAAGAGGAAAAGCCGTTTGGTGCCATTCCGCTTACCGCCGAAGACAACGCTTTTCGCGAAAATTTTTAG
- a CDS encoding SurA N-terminal domain-containing protein, whose amino-acid sequence MSILEQIRSRTGLLVGLVGLALVIFILESLLGSGQSLFGSANTTVGVIGGETIDYTRYNNKINEQAAMIMQNNPNANIDEQMRSQIGEVVWNTFISEIVVKPEYRKVGISVGEDELYDMMLVHPHQMVVQQLTDKNTGKVYDVVAGPDGSLDLMKLNQWVNNMTPDAERFWMNLEQGIAESREAEKYAALVKKGLYVTNAEAKEILAQQTKQMNIGFVMKRYTAVSDSAVKINEDDINKYYKDHLYEFNSYETTRKIEYVSFDVVPSEQDMVNLENDMKRIAEEFKTKTAKEDSSYIAQESEEGQVTISDLTKKTMIIRDSSVYTDPVGTVYGPYNEGAYFKVYKLSGVKQVADSARVRHILIGLTDTRTNQPRTAPVAKRMADSILTLLKNKQVVFDSNYVKAVSDDPGSFGNGGDYGWFDENKGFVEPFKKAGLEGTKGNISVVETQFGYHIIEVLDVSKTSHTAYRVAQIFKLIGPSPETTKEYYKLATDFGGQNNTSDLFEKAIEKQKLNKRIADNIKENDKTLPGLDNAKELVKWMYAANKGDVSSQVFEFKDKFVVAHLTGIRNKGTLPLDEVREEVIVKARRDKKAQEMMKEFTAKAGGSKSIDEISSKLGLGVENMENLTFTSFNVVNVGREDALIGTASGLKAGAISKPVIGENGVFIVAVSAVNEAKVPTTVADAKNQAEQVLVGRSDYEVYNAMRDVANIEDHRAKFE is encoded by the coding sequence ATGAGTATTCTCGAACAAATTCGTAGCAGAACCGGATTATTAGTTGGTTTAGTTGGTTTAGCATTGGTAATTTTTATTTTGGAAAGTTTATTGGGTTCAGGCCAGTCTTTATTCGGCTCAGCCAATACAACCGTAGGTGTGATTGGTGGCGAAACCATCGATTATACCCGTTATAATAATAAGATTAACGAACAGGCTGCAATGATTATGCAGAACAATCCAAACGCTAACATTGATGAACAAATGCGTTCACAAATTGGTGAAGTGGTTTGGAATACTTTTATTTCTGAAATCGTTGTTAAACCTGAATACAGAAAAGTAGGTATCAGTGTTGGTGAAGATGAATTATATGATATGATGTTAGTGCACCCACATCAAATGGTTGTACAACAATTAACGGATAAGAACACAGGTAAAGTTTATGATGTGGTAGCAGGTCCTGATGGCTCATTAGATTTAATGAAATTAAATCAGTGGGTGAACAATATGACACCTGATGCTGAGCGTTTCTGGATGAATTTAGAACAAGGTATTGCAGAATCTCGTGAAGCTGAGAAGTATGCTGCTCTTGTAAAAAAAGGTCTATACGTTACTAATGCTGAAGCAAAAGAAATTTTAGCGCAACAAACCAAACAAATGAATATCGGATTTGTAATGAAGCGTTACACTGCAGTTTCTGATTCAGCTGTTAAGATTAACGAAGATGATATTAATAAATATTATAAAGATCACTTATACGAATTCAACAGTTATGAAACTACACGTAAAATTGAGTACGTAAGTTTTGATGTTGTTCCAAGCGAACAAGACATGGTAAATCTTGAGAATGATATGAAGCGTATTGCAGAAGAATTCAAAACCAAAACTGCAAAAGAAGATTCATCTTATATTGCTCAGGAAAGTGAAGAAGGACAAGTAACCATCAGTGATTTAACAAAGAAGACAATGATCATTCGTGATTCATCAGTTTATACAGATCCTGTTGGAACAGTTTATGGTCCTTACAACGAAGGCGCTTACTTTAAAGTTTACAAACTATCCGGTGTAAAACAAGTAGCTGATTCAGCTCGTGTTCGTCACATCTTAATTGGATTAACAGATACCCGCACTAATCAACCGCGTACTGCTCCTGTTGCAAAACGTATGGCTGATAGTATTTTAACTTTATTAAAAAACAAACAAGTTGTATTTGATTCTAATTATGTAAAAGCAGTGAGTGATGATCCGGGTTCTTTTGGTAATGGTGGAGATTACGGTTGGTTTGATGAGAACAAAGGATTTGTTGAGCCATTTAAAAAGGCAGGTTTAGAAGGAACTAAAGGAAATATCAGCGTTGTAGAAACACAATTTGGTTACCATATTATCGAAGTGTTAGATGTTTCTAAAACTTCACACACTGCGTACCGTGTAGCTCAGATTTTCAAGTTAATTGGTCCTAGTCCTGAAACAACCAAAGAATATTATAAGCTTGCTACTGATTTCGGTGGACAAAACAACACTTCTGATTTGTTTGAAAAAGCTATCGAAAAACAAAAGTTAAATAAGCGTATTGCTGATAACATTAAGGAAAACGACAAAACTTTACCAGGACTTGATAACGCGAAGGAATTAGTTAAGTGGATGTATGCTGCTAATAAAGGAGATGTTTCTTCTCAAGTGTTTGAGTTCAAAGATAAATTCGTTGTTGCGCACTTAACAGGAATCAGAAATAAAGGCACTTTACCTTTGGATGAAGTTCGTGAAGAAGTTATCGTTAAAGCACGTCGCGATAAGAAAGCTCAGGAAATGATGAAAGAATTTACTGCTAAAGCAGGAGGTTCAAAATCTATTGATGAGATTTCTTCTAAGTTAGGTTTAGGCGTTGAGAATATGGAAAACTTAACATTCACTTCATTTAATGTGGTAAATGTTGGTCGCGAAGACGCATTAATCGGAACAGCAAGCGGATTAAAAGCCGGAGCTATTTCAAAACCCGTGATTGGAGAAAACGGTGTGTTTATTGTTGCAGTTTCTGCGGTAAACGAAGCTAAAGTTCCAACCACAGTAGCTGATGCAAAAAATCAAGCTGAGCAAGTATTAGTAGGTCGTTCTGATTATGAAGTTTACAACGCAATGCGCGATGTAGCTAACATTGAAGATCACCGTGCTAAATTCGAATAA